In one Deltaproteobacteria bacterium genomic region, the following are encoded:
- the ispH gene encoding 4-hydroxy-3-methylbut-2-enyl diphosphate reductase, translating to MPFEILLASPRGFCAGVDRAIEIVELALEVYGKPVYVRHEIVHNRHVVGGLRRQGAIFTENLAEVPEGSLLIFSAHGISPAVRREAEQRKLRTLDATCPLVTKVHVEALRYARDGFDIVLVGHRGHVEVEGTLGHAPGRMHLVETIADVAKLEIRSPDKLAVVTQTTLSVDDTREIIAALRARFPNIRLPGKDDICYATQNRQNAVKALTERCDVVLVVGATSSSNSNRLVEVAAARGARAQLVEDAQSIDPRWLEGSSCVGVTAGASTPEFLVKAVTERLVELGGRRVESLAIVDEGVRFTLPPELKRGARFAAPGE from the coding sequence ATGCCCTTCGAGATCCTGCTCGCGAGCCCGCGCGGCTTCTGCGCCGGCGTCGACCGTGCGATCGAGATCGTCGAGCTCGCGCTCGAAGTCTACGGGAAGCCCGTCTACGTGCGCCACGAGATCGTGCACAACCGACACGTGGTCGGCGGCCTGCGCCGGCAGGGCGCGATCTTCACCGAGAATCTCGCGGAGGTTCCCGAGGGCAGCCTGCTGATCTTCAGCGCGCACGGGATCTCGCCGGCCGTGCGCCGCGAGGCCGAGCAGCGCAAGCTCCGCACACTCGACGCCACCTGCCCGCTCGTTACCAAGGTGCACGTCGAGGCGCTGCGCTACGCGCGCGACGGCTTCGACATCGTGCTGGTCGGACACCGCGGCCACGTCGAGGTCGAGGGCACGCTCGGCCACGCTCCGGGCCGCATGCACCTGGTCGAGACGATCGCCGACGTCGCGAAGCTCGAGATTCGCAGCCCCGACAAGCTCGCGGTGGTGACCCAGACCACGCTCTCGGTGGACGACACGCGCGAGATCATCGCCGCGCTCCGCGCGCGCTTCCCGAACATCCGCCTGCCCGGCAAGGACGACATCTGCTACGCGACGCAGAACCGCCAGAACGCGGTCAAGGCGCTGACCGAACGCTGCGACGTCGTACTGGTGGTGGGCGCGACGAGCTCGAGCAATTCGAATCGACTGGTCGAGGTCGCCGCCGCGCGCGGCGCGCGCGCACAGCTGGTCGAGGACGCGCAGAGCATCGACCCGCGCTGGCTCGAGGGTTCGAGCTGCGTCGGCGTGACCGCCGGCGCCTCGACGCCAGAGTTCCTGGTGAAGGCGGTGACCGAGCGGCTGGTCGAGCTCGGCGGACGTCGCGTGGAGTCGCTCGCGATCGTCGACGAAGGCGTTCGATTCACATTGCCGCCCGAGCTCAAACGCGGCGCGCGCTTCGCGGCCCCCGGCGAGTGA